The proteins below come from a single Roseiflexus sp. RS-1 genomic window:
- a CDS encoding DHH family phosphoesterase, whose translation MIYNDPALAAAPLAERIAAAQHILILTHINPDGDAVGATLGMWHALGALGKQRTAILMPPVPGYTQWLPGVDQIILYQSGMALPPVDLAILVDTAHLTRIGSIYDEHAAFLATLPVVVIDHHVTNDGSATFNLIDPDSASTCDLLYRLFCAMGVDIDRTIATCLLLGLTTDTQSFQTNATRPASLRAAAALLEAGADHAQIIRAVYYGLPASSAALMGRALAGLRCEDGVAWVTVSREMFAATGAEEEAADEVIRVLQRIGEARVMALFKERHDGTTKVSLRARAPLNVADIAQRWGGGGHAQAAGANIPMTPADAADAVVPLLKALAARDLP comes from the coding sequence ATGATCTACAACGATCCAGCTCTTGCAGCAGCGCCGCTTGCTGAACGTATCGCTGCCGCGCAGCACATTCTCATTCTGACGCATATCAACCCCGACGGTGATGCGGTCGGGGCGACGCTGGGCATGTGGCACGCGCTTGGCGCCCTCGGCAAACAGCGCACGGCGATCCTCATGCCGCCTGTGCCGGGGTATACGCAGTGGCTCCCCGGCGTCGATCAGATCATTCTCTATCAGTCAGGGATGGCGCTCCCGCCGGTCGACCTGGCGATCCTTGTCGATACAGCGCATCTGACCCGCATCGGATCGATCTACGATGAGCATGCGGCGTTCCTGGCAACACTGCCGGTTGTGGTGATCGATCACCACGTAACGAATGATGGCAGTGCGACGTTCAACCTGATCGACCCGGACTCCGCCTCCACCTGTGACCTGCTCTATCGGCTGTTCTGCGCCATGGGAGTGGATATCGACAGGACAATCGCCACCTGTCTGCTGCTCGGGCTGACGACCGATACCCAAAGTTTCCAGACGAACGCCACCCGTCCGGCGTCGCTGCGCGCTGCGGCTGCGCTGCTCGAAGCCGGCGCCGACCATGCGCAGATCATTCGGGCGGTGTACTATGGGTTGCCCGCAAGCAGCGCGGCGTTGATGGGACGTGCGCTCGCCGGATTACGCTGTGAGGATGGCGTCGCCTGGGTGACGGTGAGCAGGGAGATGTTCGCGGCGACCGGCGCTGAGGAGGAAGCGGCGGACGAAGTCATTCGCGTGCTGCAACGCATCGGCGAGGCGCGGGTGATGGCGCTGTTCAAAGAACGTCACGATGGCACGACGAAGGTGAGCCTGCGGGCGCGTGCGCCGCTGAATGTGGCGGATATTGCGCAGCGCTGGGGGGGTGGCGGGCACGCGCAGGCAGCGGGCGCCAATATCCCAATGACGCCAGCAGATGCCGCCGATGCCGTGGTTCCGCTGCTCAAGGCGCTGGCTGCGCGCGATCTGCCCTGA
- a CDS encoding HAD family hydrolase, with protein MTAHKLVLWDIDGTLLYSGGVAGEAMRAAMTRVYGRPSDNERRSYAGKTDQQIILETFPERSPEELLSRLDEFTAAYLDILSAWEDAFRTRGRVLEGAIEILQQLRAGGVVQSLLTGNLAPVARLKLRMMSLVEFFDFESGAYGSDSPRRTDLPLIAAERAARRYGRVFAGPDIVIVGDTPNDIACARAVGARAVAVATGPFGVEELRTHAPDVVLPDLTDTGAALTAILAQ; from the coding sequence ATGACGGCACATAAACTTGTTCTCTGGGATATTGACGGCACGCTGCTCTACAGTGGCGGCGTTGCAGGCGAAGCGATGCGCGCCGCAATGACGCGCGTCTATGGTCGTCCATCCGACAATGAACGGCGCTCCTACGCTGGCAAAACGGATCAGCAGATCATCCTTGAGACCTTCCCGGAACGTTCACCGGAGGAACTGCTCAGTCGGCTTGATGAGTTTACCGCCGCCTACCTGGACATTCTGAGCGCGTGGGAAGACGCATTTCGCACCCGTGGGCGCGTCCTGGAGGGCGCAATTGAAATCTTGCAACAACTGCGTGCCGGGGGGGTTGTCCAGTCATTGCTGACCGGGAATCTTGCGCCGGTAGCGCGCCTCAAACTGCGCATGATGAGTCTGGTTGAGTTTTTCGACTTCGAGAGCGGCGCATACGGCAGCGACAGTCCGCGCCGCACGGATCTTCCCTTGATCGCGGCAGAGCGCGCTGCCCGACGCTATGGACGTGTCTTCGCCGGACCCGACATTGTTATTGTTGGAGACACGCCAAACGACATTGCATGCGCGCGCGCTGTCGGTGCGCGCGCCGTGGCGGTTGCAACCGGTCCGTTTGGCGTCGAAGAACTGCGCACGCACGCCCCCGATGTGGTGCTCCCCGATCTCACCGATACCGGCGCTGCGCTGACAGCCATACTTGCTCAGTGA
- the rnpM gene encoding RNase P modulator RnpM translates to MTQTAKKKKGPRQKHVPQRTCVACRHTDAKRTLIRLVRDADARVHIDPTGKRNGRGAYLCNDPACWDQALRRHALERALRVSALHPDDLAALEAYARTLPSVTGVK, encoded by the coding sequence GTGACGCAGACGGCAAAAAAGAAGAAAGGACCGCGTCAGAAGCATGTGCCGCAGCGTACATGCGTTGCCTGTCGCCATACCGATGCCAAGCGCACGCTGATTCGTCTGGTGCGCGACGCTGACGCTCGGGTGCATATCGATCCGACAGGAAAACGAAATGGGCGTGGCGCTTATCTGTGCAACGATCCGGCGTGCTGGGATCAGGCGCTCCGACGTCATGCACTGGAACGTGCACTGCGGGTAAGTGCACTGCATCCTGATGATCTGGCGGCGCTTGAGGCATACGCACGAACCCTGCCGTCGGTGACGGGTGTGAAGTAG
- the infB gene encoding translation initiation factor IF-2, with amino-acid sequence MQISGYQSAINARHYIQFAGGGRGPGNPGGGRGPGNPGGGRGPGSPGGGRGPGSPGGGRGPGSPGGGRGPGNPGGGRGPGGGRGGGRGGDGRRRDESFVENEGGRGNRSGRTTSTATTARTPGGLARPTTTVRAPVRPKGPIALPVTMTVREFSEATGVGASEILKALLKAGVVANINQQIDYETAAVIAADFGIETVEYVPPQLEGVVENIRDVLAAQDPKDMKPRPPVVTIMGHVDHGKTKLLDAIRSTRVAESEAGGITQHIGAYQVELHGRKITFLDTPGHEAFTAMRARGAQVTDIVVLVVAADDGVMPQTLEAISHVKAAGVPMIVAINKIDAPNANPDRVRQQLANAGVIVEQFGGDVPSVEVSAKLKKNIDGLLEIILLVADLNEYKANPNAPAVGTIIEAEMDRTRGPVATVLVQNGTLRLEDNVLVGSTTGTIRTMFNDAGKRLRFAEPATPVVILGLHDVPQAGDILQVMPDLAVAREIALQRQRKQRLEAMATSRGVSLDGLFSSIQQGKIKELNIILKADVQGSIGAIEHALSQLNTDEVQIRIIHRGTGTITESDVNLAIASHAIIIGFNARPDPAARRQAEQYGVDIRFYNIIYQLTEDIKKAMIGMLEPEYREVTEGFAEVRNTFRLPTREIVAGLYVTEGKISRQYNVRVLRNGVVLHDGKIASLKRFKDDVREVQAGYECGLIVEGFNDITPGDTMEFYRRERVERTV; translated from the coding sequence ATGCAAATCTCCGGTTATCAGAGCGCTATTAATGCGCGGCATTATATCCAGTTCGCTGGCGGCGGGCGCGGTCCGGGCAATCCGGGTGGCGGGCGCGGTCCGGGCAATCCGGGCGGCGGGCGCGGTCCGGGCAGTCCAGGCGGCGGGCGCGGTCCGGGCAGTCCAGGCGGCGGGCGCGGTCCGGGCAGTCCGGGTGGCGGGCGCGGTCCGGGCAATCCGGGTGGCGGGCGTGGTCCAGGCGGCGGGCGCGGCGGTGGGCGCGGCGGCGACGGTCGCCGCCGTGATGAGAGTTTTGTTGAAAATGAAGGGGGGCGCGGCAATCGGAGCGGACGTACGACCAGCACCGCGACAACCGCGCGTACTCCGGGCGGATTGGCGCGTCCGACAACCACTGTGCGCGCGCCTGTGCGCCCGAAAGGACCGATCGCGCTGCCAGTGACAATGACGGTGCGCGAGTTCTCGGAGGCGACCGGCGTCGGCGCTTCTGAGATTTTGAAGGCGCTCCTCAAGGCTGGCGTGGTCGCTAATATCAATCAGCAGATCGACTATGAAACCGCTGCGGTGATTGCTGCCGATTTCGGCATCGAGACGGTCGAATATGTGCCGCCGCAACTGGAAGGGGTCGTTGAGAATATCCGCGATGTGCTGGCTGCACAAGATCCGAAGGATATGAAACCGCGCCCGCCGGTTGTCACCATTATGGGTCACGTTGACCACGGGAAGACGAAACTGCTCGACGCGATCCGTTCAACACGGGTGGCGGAGAGCGAGGCTGGCGGCATCACGCAGCATATCGGCGCCTATCAGGTTGAATTGCACGGACGGAAAATCACCTTCCTTGATACGCCAGGGCACGAAGCGTTCACTGCAATGCGCGCGCGCGGCGCCCAGGTGACCGATATCGTGGTGCTCGTGGTTGCTGCCGACGACGGGGTGATGCCGCAGACGCTGGAGGCGATTTCACACGTGAAAGCGGCGGGCGTGCCGATGATCGTGGCGATCAATAAAATTGATGCGCCCAACGCCAATCCGGATCGCGTCCGCCAGCAACTCGCCAACGCCGGTGTGATTGTCGAGCAGTTCGGCGGCGATGTTCCATCGGTTGAGGTATCTGCCAAACTGAAGAAGAATATCGATGGGTTGCTCGAGATCATTCTGCTCGTCGCCGACCTGAATGAGTACAAGGCGAACCCCAACGCGCCAGCAGTCGGAACGATTATCGAAGCCGAAATGGATCGCACGCGCGGTCCGGTGGCGACCGTGCTGGTGCAGAACGGGACACTGCGCCTGGAAGATAATGTGCTGGTTGGAAGTACGACCGGCACGATCCGCACAATGTTCAACGATGCGGGAAAGCGTCTGCGTTTCGCCGAACCGGCAACGCCGGTGGTCATTCTTGGTCTGCATGATGTGCCGCAGGCGGGCGATATTTTGCAGGTCATGCCCGATCTGGCGGTGGCGCGCGAGATTGCGCTGCAACGACAACGCAAGCAGCGCCTCGAAGCCATGGCAACCTCGCGCGGCGTCAGCCTCGATGGACTGTTCAGTTCCATCCAGCAGGGAAAAATCAAAGAACTGAACATCATCCTCAAGGCGGATGTCCAGGGGTCGATTGGCGCAATCGAACATGCCCTGAGCCAGCTCAACACCGATGAGGTGCAGATCAGGATTATTCATCGCGGCACCGGGACGATCACCGAGAGCGATGTGAACCTGGCGATTGCCTCCCATGCGATCATCATCGGCTTCAATGCCCGCCCCGATCCGGCGGCGCGCCGGCAGGCTGAACAGTACGGCGTCGATATCCGGTTCTACAATATCATCTACCAGTTGACCGAAGACATCAAAAAGGCAATGATCGGTATGCTGGAACCGGAGTATCGTGAGGTGACCGAAGGATTCGCTGAGGTGCGCAATACCTTCCGCCTCCCAACCCGTGAGATTGTGGCGGGTCTGTATGTGACCGAGGGGAAGATTTCGCGCCAGTACAATGTGCGTGTTCTGCGGAACGGCGTTGTTCTGCACGACGGGAAGATCGCCAGTCTGAAGCGCTTCAAGGATGATGTGCGCGAAGTGCAGGCGGGCTATGAGTGCGGCTTGATCGTTGAAGGGTTCAACGATATTACGCCCGGCGATACGATGGAGTTCTATCGCAGGGAGCGTGTGGAACGAACAGTATGA
- a CDS encoding Flp family type IVb pilin: MVRSFFAREEGQGLVEYALILVLIAIVVIGILTLLGSRVSQVFSQINSGLTR; this comes from the coding sequence ATGGTTCGCAGTTTCTTCGCCAGGGAAGAAGGCCAGGGTCTGGTTGAGTACGCGCTCATCCTCGTGCTGATCGCCATCGTCGTCATCGGTATTCTCACCCTGCTCGGCAGCCGCGTCAGCCAGGTCTTCAGCCAGATCAACAGTGGTCTGACCCGCTAG
- the truB gene encoding tRNA pseudouridine(55) synthase TruB, protein MHGFLNIDKPAGMTSHDVVARIRRLSGQRRVGHAGTLDPAATGVLVVALGGATRLIEYVQHQTLKQYRATVCLGVTTTTDDADGEIIARHPLPPLDRETVERALAPLRGTIWQTPPMYAALHHEGRRLYELARAGVTVETPPRQVHIERLDLVAFDPPLLTLDVVCGSGTYIRALARDLGAALGCGAHLAALRRTAVGTFRIEDALPLRVLEEEAQAEALPTSDIVRRHLLPPDIAVADWYAVQVDEASARRLRHGMPLVAPSGAAPRARAHAPDGTLIAILRFDGTYWRPIKVFDWTDA, encoded by the coding sequence ATGCACGGATTTCTTAACATTGATAAACCCGCCGGTATGACATCGCACGATGTCGTCGCCCGGATTCGTCGCCTGAGCGGGCAACGGCGCGTCGGGCATGCAGGCACGCTCGATCCGGCAGCGACCGGAGTGCTGGTTGTTGCGCTCGGCGGGGCAACCCGGTTGATTGAGTATGTTCAGCATCAGACGCTGAAACAGTATCGGGCGACCGTGTGCCTGGGTGTGACCACGACAACCGATGATGCAGACGGCGAGATTATTGCCCGGCATCCGCTTCCGCCGCTGGACCGGGAAACGGTCGAACGCGCACTGGCGCCGTTGCGTGGAACGATCTGGCAGACGCCGCCCATGTATGCGGCGCTGCACCATGAGGGACGACGACTGTATGAACTGGCGCGCGCCGGTGTGACGGTCGAAACGCCGCCGCGACAGGTGCATATTGAGCGTCTCGACCTGGTCGCGTTCGATCCGCCGCTGCTGACGCTCGATGTGGTGTGCGGCAGTGGAACGTACATTCGCGCACTGGCGCGCGACCTGGGGGCGGCGCTGGGGTGTGGCGCGCATCTCGCTGCGCTTCGCCGCACCGCAGTCGGCACGTTCCGTATCGAAGACGCACTACCGCTGAGGGTTCTGGAAGAGGAGGCGCAAGCCGAAGCGCTTCCGACAAGCGACATCGTGCGCCGACATCTTCTGCCGCCTGACATTGCCGTCGCCGACTGGTATGCCGTCCAGGTCGATGAAGCGAGCGCCCGACGCCTCCGGCACGGCATGCCGCTCGTCGCACCATCCGGCGCAGCGCCACGCGCACGCGCTCACGCTCCTGATGGGACGCTGATCGCGATTCTGCGTTTTGATGGCACATACTGGCGTCCGATAAAAGTATTCGATTGGACTGACGCATGA
- a CDS encoding polyprenol monophosphomannose synthase yields MTLPQPITQKRASVDVALADCTVVIPTYNERENIAELIQRILEMSRFRVLVVDDNSPDGTAGIVADMAADEPRVGLLLRPEKRGLGSAYVAGFRRALAEGAAYICEMDADFSHDPAYLPQLLAAAETRYDLALGSRYVPGGGTTDWGIVRQMISRGGNLYARAILGLPVMDATGGFRCYRRRVLETINLDDIQSNGYAFQIELVYRTMRAGFRIGELPIIFPDRRVGRSKMSKRIVLEALINVWRLRFRSL; encoded by the coding sequence ATGACGTTGCCGCAACCGATCACGCAAAAACGAGCGTCCGTGGATGTCGCACTGGCTGACTGCACGGTTGTTATTCCGACGTACAACGAACGCGAGAACATCGCGGAACTCATCCAGCGCATCCTGGAGATGTCGCGCTTCCGGGTGCTGGTCGTCGATGACAATTCGCCCGATGGAACCGCTGGCATCGTGGCGGATATGGCTGCCGATGAACCGCGCGTCGGACTGTTGCTCCGACCGGAGAAGCGCGGATTAGGCAGCGCCTATGTTGCCGGTTTTCGCCGCGCGCTTGCCGAAGGCGCAGCGTACATCTGTGAAATGGACGCCGATTTCTCACATGATCCGGCATACCTGCCGCAGTTGCTGGCAGCTGCCGAAACGCGCTACGACCTGGCGCTTGGCTCCCGCTATGTCCCTGGCGGCGGCACGACCGACTGGGGGATCGTCCGGCAGATGATCAGTCGCGGCGGCAACCTCTACGCCCGCGCGATCCTGGGATTGCCGGTCATGGATGCAACCGGCGGTTTTCGCTGCTATCGGCGTCGGGTGCTGGAAACCATCAATCTTGATGATATTCAGTCGAACGGGTACGCTTTCCAGATCGAACTGGTCTATCGCACCATGCGCGCCGGTTTTCGTATTGGCGAACTGCCGATCATCTTTCCAGACCGGCGCGTCGGGCGTTCGAAGATGTCGAAGCGTATCGTCCTCGAAGCGCTGATCAACGTCTGGCGGCTTCGGTTCCGCTCCCTATGA
- a CDS encoding ABC transporter permease translates to MNLLETIRIALNSLAANKLRSVLTMLGIIIGVGAVITLLALGGAIQTLVTRELQGLGSNLVFLFPGTNDPEQNRRVPPRLTNEDVAALADPLNVPAAAAVAPQLTRGALIVYAGASFDGRVAGVTPNYPQVRNARVMSGRFFDQTETDLRSRVAVIGADVRTSLFPNEDPIGKRIRINDVSFEVIGEMAPRGGNFGPSEDNLVFVPITTAQTRLFPPPSGSVSRIDVSVVYIQAIDERSIDAVIDQVTDVLRRRNGLTYQDNNFTIVTQQDLIASFGTITGALTAFLGAIAAISLLVGGIGIMNIMLVSVTERTREIGLRKAVGARRRDIRFQFVVEATTLSLLGGLLGIALGYALSALGTVFLRGVAEGAEARVQLDAILLATLTSIIVGLIFGIYPAIRASRLNPIDALRYE, encoded by the coding sequence ATGAACCTGCTCGAAACCATCCGAATCGCGCTGAACAGCCTGGCAGCCAACAAGTTGCGCTCTGTGCTGACGATGCTTGGGATCATCATCGGCGTCGGCGCAGTCATTACGCTGCTGGCGCTCGGCGGCGCCATTCAGACGCTGGTCACCCGCGAGTTGCAGGGGTTGGGGTCGAACCTGGTTTTCCTGTTTCCCGGCACCAACGATCCTGAACAGAACCGGCGTGTTCCGCCGCGCCTGACGAATGAAGATGTTGCTGCGCTCGCCGATCCGCTCAATGTTCCGGCAGCCGCAGCGGTGGCGCCCCAGTTGACCCGTGGTGCGCTGATCGTCTATGCCGGCGCCAGTTTCGATGGACGTGTCGCGGGGGTGACACCAAACTATCCGCAGGTGCGCAACGCCAGAGTGATGAGCGGGCGCTTCTTCGATCAGACGGAGACCGACCTGCGATCACGGGTGGCAGTGATTGGTGCGGATGTGCGCACATCGCTCTTCCCCAACGAAGACCCGATCGGGAAACGCATCCGCATCAACGATGTCAGTTTTGAGGTGATCGGCGAAATGGCGCCGCGTGGCGGCAATTTTGGTCCCAGTGAAGATAATCTGGTGTTTGTGCCGATCACGACTGCGCAAACGCGCCTGTTTCCGCCGCCGTCAGGATCTGTGAGTCGGATTGATGTGAGCGTGGTCTACATTCAGGCAATCGATGAACGCAGCATCGATGCAGTGATCGATCAGGTCACCGACGTTCTGCGTCGCCGGAATGGATTGACCTATCAGGACAACAATTTCACGATCGTGACGCAGCAGGACCTGATCGCCTCGTTTGGGACGATCACCGGTGCATTGACGGCGTTTCTCGGCGCAATTGCAGCAATTTCACTGCTGGTCGGCGGGATCGGCATTATGAATATCATGCTCGTTTCGGTCACCGAACGCACCCGCGAAATCGGGTTGCGCAAGGCGGTCGGGGCGCGGCGGCGCGACATTCGTTTTCAGTTCGTTGTCGAAGCGACAACCCTGAGTCTGCTTGGCGGATTGCTTGGGATCGCGCTGGGGTATGCGCTCTCGGCGCTGGGAACGGTCTTTCTGCGGGGGGTGGCGGAAGGCGCCGAGGCGCGCGTGCAACTCGATGCGATCCTGCTTGCGACGCTCACATCGATTATTGTCGGGTTGATCTTTGGTATCTATCCCGCTATTCGCGCTTCGCGGCTCAACCCGATCGATGCGCTGCGGTATGAATAA
- a CDS encoding sensor histidine kinase, with protein MNDTAPSLKELYDKLNADLEKTRRELIEIEALLRQTSNEVEKLQQRELTVSNRLRDLDVNVDRYSKADIKNFYASAQEVQMRLLTMRSQLEQLQYRQQAARQRQSQVFELITALEPLLGVAAPAGGAPGMIGSDQLIADIIQAQEKERLRISLQMHDGPAQSMSNLVLRAEICQRLLDRDVEMARAELGALKNAINATLQDTRRFIFDLRPMILDDLGLAPTLRRYVQQVSEKNKLDINLMVQNLDMRLPSHYEVAIFRFIQEALNNVIKHANATQARVLVSVRDDVGGTRMIHVSVEDDGSGFHVSDVLADDSGRRNMGIATLRQQVETLLRGEFGIESAIGRGTRVEALIPLPM; from the coding sequence GTGAATGATACTGCGCCATCCCTCAAAGAACTCTACGATAAATTGAATGCCGATCTGGAAAAAACGCGCCGGGAACTGATCGAGATCGAAGCGCTTCTGCGGCAGACATCCAACGAGGTCGAAAAACTCCAGCAGCGCGAACTCACCGTCTCGAATCGCCTGCGCGATCTGGATGTCAATGTTGATCGGTACAGCAAGGCGGACATTAAGAATTTTTATGCTTCGGCGCAGGAGGTGCAAATGCGTCTCCTGACGATGCGCAGCCAGCTTGAGCAGTTGCAATACCGTCAGCAGGCCGCCAGGCAACGGCAGAGTCAGGTGTTTGAACTGATCACCGCGCTCGAACCGTTGCTGGGTGTTGCTGCACCTGCCGGCGGCGCTCCCGGCATGATCGGAAGCGACCAGTTGATTGCCGATATTATTCAGGCGCAGGAAAAAGAACGCTTGCGCATTTCGCTTCAGATGCACGACGGTCCGGCGCAATCGATGAGCAACCTTGTGCTGCGCGCCGAAATCTGCCAGCGTCTGCTCGATCGCGATGTTGAGATGGCGCGCGCCGAACTTGGCGCCCTCAAAAATGCCATCAATGCCACCCTCCAGGACACGCGCCGCTTCATCTTCGATCTCCGCCCCATGATCCTTGATGATCTCGGTCTTGCGCCGACGTTACGGCGCTATGTTCAGCAGGTGAGCGAAAAGAACAAACTCGACATCAACCTGATGGTGCAGAATCTTGATATGCGCCTGCCTTCCCACTACGAAGTCGCCATTTTTCGCTTCATTCAAGAGGCGCTCAACAATGTCATCAAGCACGCCAATGCCACCCAGGCGCGTGTGCTCGTCAGCGTGCGCGATGATGTCGGTGGAACGCGCATGATCCACGTATCGGTCGAGGATGACGGCAGCGGATTCCACGTCAGCGACGTGCTGGCTGATGACAGCGGACGGCGCAACATGGGAATCGCCACGCTCCGTCAACAGGTCGAAACGCTGCTCCGCGGCGAGTTCGGCATCGAAAGCGCCATCGGGCGTGGTACGCGCGTCGAAGCGTTGATTCCCCTGCCGATGTAG
- the rbfA gene encoding 30S ribosome-binding factor RbfA yields MSKRTEQLGHEIQRILGEVIQYELKDPRVGFATVVGVEVTADLQIARVRISVMGTPDERRETMAALERARGFLRRRLAEELNYLRFVPELRLILDTSVDYSLHIDELLRRAAEERADSPPQQPEDDKPAE; encoded by the coding sequence ATGAGTAAGCGCACCGAACAACTTGGTCACGAGATCCAGCGGATCCTGGGAGAGGTCATTCAGTATGAACTGAAGGACCCGCGGGTTGGGTTTGCGACGGTTGTGGGGGTTGAGGTGACTGCCGATCTGCAGATCGCGCGGGTGCGGATCTCGGTGATGGGAACGCCAGATGAGCGGCGGGAAACGATGGCGGCGCTTGAACGCGCCAGAGGCTTCCTGCGCCGGCGCCTGGCGGAAGAACTGAACTATCTGCGCTTCGTGCCAGAATTGCGGTTGATCCTCGATACGTCTGTTGATTACAGTCTGCATATCGATGAACTGCTTCGGCGCGCCGCTGAAGAGCGCGCCGACTCCCCTCCCCAGCAACCTGAAGATGACAAACCGGCGGAGTAG
- a CDS encoding class I SAM-dependent methyltransferase: MTTVATPVDVYYKKRIPYTCRGQTFAFDVAHTLFSSYQVDEGTDLFLRTIAPDSPQTILDLGCGCGVIGIVLARWFPQARVILADRDLLAVRYARHNAALNQTPNVEVIGSVGFEHIPALPFDLIVSNIPAKIGDEAIEREFILDPLDHLRPGGDYWFVVVSGLNRLIPALGRRHNLRLKEVKKRAGHTVYHIHRVPA; encoded by the coding sequence ATGACGACGGTTGCGACCCCGGTCGATGTGTATTACAAAAAGCGGATTCCGTACACCTGTCGGGGACAGACGTTCGCGTTCGATGTGGCGCACACGCTTTTTTCGTCCTATCAGGTCGATGAGGGGACTGATTTGTTTCTGCGCACGATTGCGCCAGACTCACCGCAGACGATCCTCGATCTGGGATGTGGGTGCGGTGTGATCGGGATCGTTCTGGCGCGCTGGTTCCCGCAGGCGCGCGTTATTTTAGCCGACCGCGATCTCCTGGCGGTGCGTTATGCCCGTCATAATGCTGCACTCAATCAGACCCCCAATGTCGAGGTGATCGGCAGCGTCGGGTTCGAGCATATTCCCGCGCTTCCCTTCGATCTGATCGTCTCCAACATCCCGGCAAAAATTGGCGATGAGGCCATCGAACGCGAGTTCATTCTCGATCCGCTCGACCATCTCCGTCCCGGCGGCGACTACTGGTTTGTGGTGGTCAGCGGACTCAACCGCCTGATACCGGCGCTGGGGCGTCGCCACAACCTGCGCCTGAAAGAAGTCAAGAAGCGTGCCGGACATACGGTTTATCACATCCACAGGGTGCCTGCATGA
- a CDS encoding bifunctional riboflavin kinase/FAD synthetase yields the protein MNIVYGLPQPINERPTVLTIGAFDGVHRGHAHLISTTVQRARALGRQAAVLTFDPHPDVVVRPGKERPTLTTVVERAELIAALGVDLMVIIPFTRELMALTAHEFMARLCGALAIRELCIGWDFALGRGREGNAERLATIGQTFGYTVHRVEPFLLDGETVSSTRIRAALGDGDIAAANRLLGYPYSLRGPIVEGDRRGRTIGFPTANIHVDPRRMLPAHGVYVCRALLGGVTYGAVTNVGVRPTFDGSRRTVEAYLLDFSDEVYGEELRLMFLHRLRGEQKFDGIAALVAQISRDVAAARDWLQVHDIG from the coding sequence ATGAATATTGTTTACGGCCTTCCACAACCGATCAACGAACGACCGACCGTGCTGACCATTGGCGCGTTCGATGGCGTGCATCGCGGGCATGCCCACCTGATCAGCACGACCGTGCAACGCGCGCGTGCGTTGGGGCGTCAGGCGGCGGTGCTGACCTTCGATCCGCATCCGGATGTTGTTGTTCGTCCGGGGAAAGAGCGTCCCACGCTTACGACCGTCGTCGAGCGGGCGGAATTGATCGCTGCGCTTGGCGTTGATCTGATGGTCATCATACCGTTCACGAGAGAACTGATGGCGCTGACTGCGCACGAGTTTATGGCTCGCCTGTGCGGAGCGCTGGCAATCCGCGAACTCTGTATTGGCTGGGACTTTGCACTCGGTCGTGGTCGGGAGGGCAATGCTGAGCGTCTGGCGACAATCGGACAGACCTTCGGCTATACGGTGCATCGCGTTGAGCCGTTTCTGCTCGATGGCGAGACGGTCAGTTCAACGCGCATTCGCGCTGCGCTCGGTGATGGTGACATTGCTGCCGCCAATCGACTGCTCGGCTACCCGTACAGTCTGCGTGGTCCGATCGTCGAAGGTGATCGGCGCGGGCGAACGATCGGTTTCCCAACTGCCAACATCCATGTCGATCCGCGGCGTATGCTGCCAGCGCACGGGGTGTATGTCTGTCGTGCGCTGCTTGGCGGCGTCACCTATGGCGCAGTAACCAACGTCGGCGTGCGCCCGACCTTCGATGGATCGCGGCGAACGGTTGAGGCGTATCTGCTCGATTTCAGCGATGAGGTGTACGGCGAAGAATTGCGATTGATGTTCCTGCACCGTCTGCGCGGTGAGCAAAAATTCGATGGCATTGCAGCGCTGGTGGCGCAGATCAGCCGCGATGTCGCGGCTGCGCGCGACTGGTTGCAGGTACACGATATCGGCTGA